Proteins encoded by one window of Cucurbita pepo subsp. pepo cultivar mu-cu-16 chromosome LG14, ASM280686v2, whole genome shotgun sequence:
- the LOC111810691 gene encoding mediator of RNA polymerase II transcription subunit 10b-like, producing the protein MDSAQNASSAAGTGGSGGNGSVINDTSASTTVDDSKQNLNQVINSIQKTLGILHQLNLTVSNFNAAYQLPLLQRLNSLVLELDNMVKLSEKCTIQVPMEVVNLIDDGKNPDEFTRDVLNSCIAKNQSTKGKTDAFKGLRKHLLEELEQTFPDEVESYREIRAASAAESKRIAQSQSMLPNGDMKVKMEI; encoded by the exons atggaTTCAGCTCAGAATGCATCTTCTGCTGCCGGAACTGGTGGAAGTGGTGGGAATGGATCAGTCATCAATGATACTTCAGCATCAACTACTGTGGATGATTCAAAGCAAAACTTGAACCAAGTAATCAATTCCATACAGAAAACTTTGGGTATCCTCCATCAGCTCAACCTCACCGTTTCTAACTTCAATGCTGCCTATCAGCTGCCTCTTTTACAACGCCT TAATTCTCTCGTTTTGGAGCTAGATAACATGGTTAAATTATCAGAGAAGTGCACCATCCAGGTCCCTATGGAGGTTGTTAA CTTGATTGATGATGGGAAGAATCCAGATGAATTCACGAGGGATGTCTTAAATAGTTGCATTGCAAAAAATCAAAGTACAAAAGGCAAAACTGATGCCTTCAAG GGCTTACGGAAGCATCTTTTGGAGGAGCTTGAACAGACATTTCCTGATGAAGTCGAGTCTTATAGAGAAATTCGTGCTGCTTCTGCTGCC GAATCAAAAAGGATAGCGCAATCACAAAGTATGTTGCCAAATGGGGACATGAAGGTTAAGATGGAGATTTAA
- the LOC111810859 gene encoding methionine gamma-lyase-like, with amino-acid sequence MAELKNHGVCGAKRSASDETEAIKFDPKKSTAMVPSLLEDPAAAIANTRHEFGEHGGVNMSIEASATFTVMEPETMRRMFAGELGPDRDFFIYSRHFNPTVLNLSRQMAALEGTAAAYCTSSGMSAICAVLLQLLASGDHVVASRTLYGGTHALLAHFLPRTSNITTSFVDIGDLEEVEKEIVEGKTKVLYFEAVSNPTLAVANIPELCRIGHAKGLTVVVDNTFTPMVLSPARLGADVVVHSISKFISGGADIIAGAVCGPSKLVNSMMDLRQGSLMLLGPTMNAKVAFELSERIPHLGLRMKEHCRRAAEFAERMKKAGLKVIYPGLPDHPQHQLMKSLVNSEYGFGGMLCLDMGTEEKANKLMNILQNSTQFGFMAVSLGYYETLMSCSGSSTSSEMSREEKELAGISPGLIRMSVGYIGTLEQKWSQFEKAIAKVEGKELPFCNN; translated from the exons ATGGCCGAATTGAAGAACCATGGCGTCTGCGGCGCAAAAAGATCGGCCTCCGATGAAACCGAGGCGATAAAATTCGATCCTAAGAAATCAACGGCCATGGTTCCGTCTCTCCTCGAGGATCCAGCGGCTGCGATTGCAAACACGCGTCACGAATTCGGTGAACACGGAGGGGTAAACATGTCCATTGAAGCCTCCGCCACATTCACCGTTATGGAACCGGAGACGATGCGGCGGATGTTCGCCGGAGAGCTTGGTCCCGACCGTGATTTCTTTATTTACAGTCGTCATTTCAATCCGACGGTGTTGAATCTTAGCCGTCAGATGGCTGCCCTTGAAGGCACCGCTGCTGCCTACTGTACCTCCAGCGGAATGTCCGCCATCTGCGCCGTCCTCCTCCAACTCCTCGCCAGTGGGGACCATGTCGTGGCGTCTAGAACCCTCTACGGTGGGACCCACGCGTTGCTGGCTCACTTTCTCCCGAGGACTTCGAATATAACGACGTCGTTTGTGGACATAGGTGATTTGGAGGAGGTGGAGAAGGAAATTGTGGAAGGGAAAACCAAGGTGCTTTATTTTGAAGCGGTTTCCAATCCGACTTTGGCGGTGGCGAATATACCGGAACTGTGTCGGATTGGCCATGCAAAGGGTCTGACGGTGGTGGTGGATAACACTTTCACGCCGATGGTTCTGTCTCCGGCGAGGCTCGGTGCTGACGTGGTCGTCCACAGTATTTCCAAGTTCATTAGCGGTGGAGCTGACATCATTGCAg GTGCGGTATGTGGGCCTTCGAAGCTAGTGAACTCGATGATGGACCTACGACAGGGTAGCTTGATGCTTCTAGGGCCAACCATGAACGCAAAGGTGGCGTTCGAGCTCTCGGAGAGAATCCCTCACTTGGGTTTGAGAATGAAGGAGCATTGCAGAAGAGCAGCGGAGTTTGcagagagaatgaagaaagcaGGGTTGAAAGTCATATACCCGGGTCTACCAGATCACCCACAACACCAACTTATGAAGAGCCTCGTGAACTCAGAATACGGGTTTGGAGGAATGTTGTGCCTCGACATGGGAACTGAAGAAAAGGCGAATAAGCTCATGAATATACTCCAAAACTCCACACAATTTGGGTTCATGGCGGTGAGTTTAGGGTACTATGAAACCCTAATGTCATGCTCGGGTAGTAGCACGAGTAGTGAAATGAGCCGAGAGGAAAAGGAACTGGCGGGAATCTCGCCCGGGCTCATAAGAATGTCGGTTGGATATATTGGCACATTGGAGCAAAAATGGAGCCAATTTGAGAAGGCTATAGCCAAAGTGGAAGGCAAGGAGCTTCCATTTTGTAACAATTAG
- the LOC111810008 gene encoding serine/threonine-protein kinase BLUS1-like isoform X2 gives MGSMGGRQRTYSANSADYKLLEEIGYGASATVFRAIYTPSNEVVAIKCLDLDRCNSNFDDIRREAQTMSLIDHPNIVRAYCSFVVERDLWVVMPFMAEGSCLHLMKTAYSDGFEEVAICSILKETLKALEYLHRQGHIHRDVKAGNILLDSNGAVKLADFGVSACMFETGDRQRARNTFTGTPCWMAPEVFQPGTGYDSKADIWSFGITALELAHGHAPFSKYPPMKVLLMTIQNAPPGLDYDRDKRFSKSFKEMVAMCLVKDQTKRPTAEKLLKHSFFKNAKPPELSLKKLFANLPPLSHRVKDLQLKDAAQLALKKMPSSEQEALSQSEYQRGVSAWNFDVEDLKAQASLVNNDMAEMKEEEESINSCSVKDEHGIGASGQGLPQVECLSKKGNFMENDMLKGGLPEKTGWNRNGTSTEAEASTSGQDIVQGKPKTQMPKGRQTQSGPILPGIVLSHSLSERVRGSERFDSEIQPSAEKNRREARQAPSFSGPLMLPNRASANSLSAPIKSSGGFRDSMDEKSKANLVQIKGRFSVTSENLDLVKDIPLSTVSRRSSQNSPLRKSASVGDWIFDSKQSVSQPPKESCNTNLPTSILLPHLQNLFHQTSIQQDLIMNLLNSLQTADVVDATQNGKLPPLPRNSENNGIAETAAVERERLLMRKVSELQARMTHLTYELTAEKLKYIQLQEQFNSTSGQEENEIKREENV, from the exons ATGGGCAGTATGGGGGGAAGGCAAAGAACTTACAGCGCCAATTCGGCTGATTATAAGCTTCTTGAAGAGATTGGTTATGGTGCTAGTGCCACTGTTTTTAGAGCGATCTATACTCCGTCTAATGAAGTTGTCGCCATCAAATGTTTGGATCTTGATCGCTGCAATAGTAATTTT GATGATATACGTAGGGAGGCTCAAACAATGAGTTTGATAGATCATCCTAACATTGTAAGGGCTTATTGTTCATTTGTTGTTGAACGAGACCTTTGGGTTGTCATGCCATTCATGGCAGAGGGTTCTTGTTTGCACCTAATGAAGACAGCGTACTCAGATGGCTTTGAAGAGGTTGCTATTTGTTCTATCCTGAAAGAGACTCTTAAAGCTTTGGAGTACCTTCATCGCCAGGGACACATACATCGGGATGTGAAG GCTGGAAATATACTACTTGATAGTAATGGGGCTGTGAAGCTTGCTGATTTTGGTGTTTCAGCTTGCATGTTTGAAACAGGCGATAGACAGCGCGCCAGAAATACCTTCACGGGAACCCCATGCTg GATGGCGCCGGAGGTATTTCAACCAGGAACGGGTTATGATTCCAA GGCTGATATTTGGTCCTTTGGTATTACAGCATTGGAGTTGGCTCATGGTCATGcaccattttcaaaatatccTCCAATGAAG GTGCTTCTTATGACCATACAAAATGCTCCTCCTGGGCTGGATTATGATAGAGATAAAAGGTTCTCTAAG TCTTTTAAAGAAATGGTTGCAATGTGCCTGGTGAAAGATCAAACGAAGAGGCCAACAGCTGAAAAACTTTTAAAGCACTCATTTTTCAAGAATGCAAAGCCTCCAGAGCTTTCTTTGAAGAAACTATTCGCTAACTTGCCTCCACTTTCACATCGTGTAAAGGACCTCCAG CTTAAAGATGCTGCCCAGCTagccttaaaaaaaatgccttCATCAGAGCAAGAAGCATTATCACAG AGTGAGTACCAGCGAGGAGTTAGTGCATGGAACTTTGATGTTGAGGATTTGAAAGCCCAAGCTTCCCTG GTGAATAATGATATGGCAGAGAtgaaggaagaggaggagagtaTAAATTCTTGTAGTGTTAAG GATGAACATGGAATAGGGGCAAGTGGTCAGGGATTGCCACAAGTGGAGTGCTTGAGCAAAAAGGGAAACTTTATGGAAAATGATATGCTGAAAGGTGGGTTGCCAGAAAAAACTGGATGGAATAGAAACGGAACGAGCACTGAAGCAGAAGCATCTACCTCCGGCCAAGACATTGTACAAGGCAAGCCCAAAACTCAAATGCCAAAAGGTCGTCAAACTCAAAGTGGTCCAATTCTGCCCGGTATTGTGCTCAGTCATTCTTTATCAGAAAGAGTGCGAGGCTCTGAGAG GTTTGATTCTGAAATTCAACCATCTGCTGAAAAAAATCGTCGTGAGGCACGGCAAGCTCCAAGCTTCAGTGGTCCACTAATGCTGCCAAACCGTGCTTCTGCAAACAGCCTATCAGCTCCCATAAAATCTTCTGGAG GGTTTAGAGATTCAATGGATGAAAAATCCAAAGCTAATCTTGTGCAAATTAAGGGACGTTTTTCAGTGACATCAGAGAACCTAGATCTCGTAAAG GATATTCCATTGAGCACAGTTTCACGTCGGTCTTCACAG AACTCGCCTCTACGAAAGTCGGCTAGTGTTGGTGATTGGATATTTGATTCCAAGCAG TCTGTCAGCCAACCCCCTAAGGAGTCTTGCAACACCAACTTGCCCACATCAATTCTTTTGCCTCATCTCCAGAATCTTTTCCATCAGACCTCAATTCAACAg GATCTTATAATGAACTTATTGAATAGCTTGCAAACAGCAGACGTGGTTGATG CTACTCAAAATGGAAAGTTGCCTCCTTTGCCTCGAAACTCAGAGAACAATGGAATT GCTGAAACAGCAGCTGTTGAGAGAGAGCGTTTACTGATGCGGAAAGTCTCTGAACTTCAAGCTAG AATGACCCATTTGACCTATGAATTGACCGCTGAAAAGTTGAAATACATTCAA TTACAAGAGCAGTTCAACTCGACTTCTGGtcaggaagaaaatgagatcaAGAGGGAAGAAAATGTCTGA
- the LOC111810008 gene encoding serine/threonine-protein kinase dst1-like isoform X3, with translation MSLIDHPNIVRAYCSFVVERDLWVVMPFMAEGSCLHLMKTAYSDGFEEVAICSILKETLKALEYLHRQGHIHRDVKAGNILLDSNGAVKLADFGVSACMFETGDRQRARNTFTGTPCWMAPEVFQPGTGYDSKADIWSFGITALELAHGHAPFSKYPPMKVLLMTIQNAPPGLDYDRDKRFSKSFKEMVAMCLVKDQTKRPTAEKLLKHSFFKNAKPPELSLKKLFANLPPLSHRVKDLQLKDAAQLALKKMPSSEQEALSQSEYQRGVSAWNFDVEDLKAQASLVNNDMAEMKEEEESINSCSVKDAFCPQSSLRNFNSCNESSQDEHGIGASGQGLPQVECLSKKGNFMENDMLKGGLPEKTGWNRNGTSTEAEASTSGQDIVQGKPKTQMPKGRQTQSGPILPGIVLSHSLSERVRGSERFDSEIQPSAEKNRREARQAPSFSGPLMLPNRASANSLSAPIKSSGGFRDSMDEKSKANLVQIKGRFSVTSENLDLVKDIPLSTVSRRSSQNSPLRKSASVGDWIFDSKQSVSQPPKESCNTNLPTSILLPHLQNLFHQTSIQQDLIMNLLNSLQTADVVDATQNGKLPPLPRNSENNGIAETAAVERERLLMRKVSELQARMTHLTYELTAEKLKYIQLQEQFNSTSGQEENEIKREENV, from the exons ATGAGTTTGATAGATCATCCTAACATTGTAAGGGCTTATTGTTCATTTGTTGTTGAACGAGACCTTTGGGTTGTCATGCCATTCATGGCAGAGGGTTCTTGTTTGCACCTAATGAAGACAGCGTACTCAGATGGCTTTGAAGAGGTTGCTATTTGTTCTATCCTGAAAGAGACTCTTAAAGCTTTGGAGTACCTTCATCGCCAGGGACACATACATCGGGATGTGAAG GCTGGAAATATACTACTTGATAGTAATGGGGCTGTGAAGCTTGCTGATTTTGGTGTTTCAGCTTGCATGTTTGAAACAGGCGATAGACAGCGCGCCAGAAATACCTTCACGGGAACCCCATGCTg GATGGCGCCGGAGGTATTTCAACCAGGAACGGGTTATGATTCCAA GGCTGATATTTGGTCCTTTGGTATTACAGCATTGGAGTTGGCTCATGGTCATGcaccattttcaaaatatccTCCAATGAAG GTGCTTCTTATGACCATACAAAATGCTCCTCCTGGGCTGGATTATGATAGAGATAAAAGGTTCTCTAAG TCTTTTAAAGAAATGGTTGCAATGTGCCTGGTGAAAGATCAAACGAAGAGGCCAACAGCTGAAAAACTTTTAAAGCACTCATTTTTCAAGAATGCAAAGCCTCCAGAGCTTTCTTTGAAGAAACTATTCGCTAACTTGCCTCCACTTTCACATCGTGTAAAGGACCTCCAG CTTAAAGATGCTGCCCAGCTagccttaaaaaaaatgccttCATCAGAGCAAGAAGCATTATCACAG AGTGAGTACCAGCGAGGAGTTAGTGCATGGAACTTTGATGTTGAGGATTTGAAAGCCCAAGCTTCCCTG GTGAATAATGATATGGCAGAGAtgaaggaagaggaggagagtaTAAATTCTTGTAGTGTTAAG GATGCTTTTTGCCCTCAATCTAGTTTGAGGAATTTCAATTCATGTAATGAATCATCTCAGGATGAACATGGAATAGGGGCAAGTGGTCAGGGATTGCCACAAGTGGAGTGCTTGAGCAAAAAGGGAAACTTTATGGAAAATGATATGCTGAAAGGTGGGTTGCCAGAAAAAACTGGATGGAATAGAAACGGAACGAGCACTGAAGCAGAAGCATCTACCTCCGGCCAAGACATTGTACAAGGCAAGCCCAAAACTCAAATGCCAAAAGGTCGTCAAACTCAAAGTGGTCCAATTCTGCCCGGTATTGTGCTCAGTCATTCTTTATCAGAAAGAGTGCGAGGCTCTGAGAG GTTTGATTCTGAAATTCAACCATCTGCTGAAAAAAATCGTCGTGAGGCACGGCAAGCTCCAAGCTTCAGTGGTCCACTAATGCTGCCAAACCGTGCTTCTGCAAACAGCCTATCAGCTCCCATAAAATCTTCTGGAG GGTTTAGAGATTCAATGGATGAAAAATCCAAAGCTAATCTTGTGCAAATTAAGGGACGTTTTTCAGTGACATCAGAGAACCTAGATCTCGTAAAG GATATTCCATTGAGCACAGTTTCACGTCGGTCTTCACAG AACTCGCCTCTACGAAAGTCGGCTAGTGTTGGTGATTGGATATTTGATTCCAAGCAG TCTGTCAGCCAACCCCCTAAGGAGTCTTGCAACACCAACTTGCCCACATCAATTCTTTTGCCTCATCTCCAGAATCTTTTCCATCAGACCTCAATTCAACAg GATCTTATAATGAACTTATTGAATAGCTTGCAAACAGCAGACGTGGTTGATG CTACTCAAAATGGAAAGTTGCCTCCTTTGCCTCGAAACTCAGAGAACAATGGAATT GCTGAAACAGCAGCTGTTGAGAGAGAGCGTTTACTGATGCGGAAAGTCTCTGAACTTCAAGCTAG AATGACCCATTTGACCTATGAATTGACCGCTGAAAAGTTGAAATACATTCAA TTACAAGAGCAGTTCAACTCGACTTCTGGtcaggaagaaaatgagatcaAGAGGGAAGAAAATGTCTGA
- the LOC111810192 gene encoding protein HLB1-like — translation MSPTPEEPNNLQNGIEIESHISVESNQIGESKSEPESTADVVPTAELQQERQSESVNGVAGLEPQSELVIPTAELQQERESESFNGAADSEPQSELDSPRKQLSESIELQVVTDVTDPRFEEPKGTSISSNGTENSQPALRKDEGSRTFTMRELLNGLKVEDGNDSLNESEGEKPEANSGYSLNQDSPHQPYSEQSRAAMELINSVTGVDEEGRSRQRILTFAARRYASAIERNGQDYDALYNWALVLQESADNVSPDSTSPSKDALLEEACKKYDEATRLCPTLHDAFYNWAIAISDRAKMRGRTKEAEELWKQATKNYEKAVQLNWNSPQALNNWGLALQELSAIVPAREKQTIVKTAISKFRAAIQLQFDFHRAIYNLGTVLYGLAEDTLRTGGTGTVKDVSPNELYSQSAIYIAAAHALKPSYSVYSSALRLVRSMLPLPYLKVGYLTAPPVGRPFAPHGDWKRSQFFLNHDVLQKLNIGGEQTQTSPTLLGRSGSTLNGDRTMKVEIPDIVSVSACADLTLPPGAGLCIDTIHGQIFLVADSWDALDGWLDAIRLVYTIYARGKNEVLAGIIAG, via the exons ATGTCGCCGACTCCCGAGGAACCTAATAATTTGCAGAACGGAATCGAAATCGAATCACACATTTCGGtagaatcaaatcaaattggTGAATCCAAATCAGAGCCGGAATCCACAGCAGATGTAGTTCCCACAGCTGAATTACAACAAGAGCGCCAATCGGAATCAGTTAATGGAGTAGCAGGCTTGGAGCCTCAATCGGAGCTGGTAATTCCCACAGCTGAATTACAACAAGAACGCGAATCGGAATCATTCAATGGAGCAGCAGACTCGGAGCCTCAATCGGAGCTGGATTCTCCAAGGAAACAGTTATCGGAGTCCATCGAATTACAGGTAGTGACGGATGTTACAGATCCGAGGTTTGAAGAGCCTAAAGGAACCTCGATCTCATCCAATGGCACTGAGAACTCGCAACCTGCGCTGCGTAAAGATGAAGGAAGCCGAACATTTACAATGAGAGAGTTACTGAATGGATTGAAAGTTGAAGATGGTAACGACAGCCTTAACGAATCTGAAGGCGAGAAGCCGGAGGCGAACTCCGGTTACAG TCTTAATCAAGATAGTCCACATCAGCCTTATTCTGAACAGAGCAGAGCTGCCATGGAGTTGATCAACAGTGTTACAGGTGTTGATGAAGAGGGCCGTTCTCGCCAAAGGATTCTCACGTTTGCTGCTAGGAG GTATGCGAGTGCAATTGAGAGAAATGGTCAAGATTATGATGCTCTATACAATTGGGCTTTGGTCCTCCAG GAGAGTGCAGACAATGTTAGTCCAGATTCCACTTCACCTTCTAAAGATGCGTTGCTTGAAGAGGCTTGTAAAAAGTACGATGAGGCTACCCGTCTTTGCCCAACACTTCATGAT GCTTTTTATAATTGGGCTATTGCAATCTCTGATCGTGCCAAAATGCGTGGTCGTACAAAGGAGGCTGAAGAACTGTGGAAGCAG GCTaccaaaaattatgaaaaagcTGTCCAACTCAACTGGAATAGTCCCCAG GCACTAAATAATTGGGGGCTTGCTCTACAG GAACTCAGTGCGATTGTGCCAGCACGAGAAAAGCAGACAATTGTAAAAACAGCTATCAGTAAG TTCCGTGCTGCTATACAGTTGCAATTTGATTTTCATCGAGCAATCTACAACCTTGGTACTGTTCTG TATGGACTAGCTGAGGACACATTGCGGACTGGTGGCACAGGAACTGTTAAGGATGTTTCCCCTAATGAGTTGTACAGCCAATCTGCAATTTATATTGCAGCTGCGCATGCTCTAAAACCAAGTTACTCT gTTTACAGCAGCGCCTTGCGGTTGGTTCGTTCAATG CTGCCGTTACCCTATCTAAAAGTTGGATACCTGACTGCACCTCCGGTGGGGAGACCATTTGCTCCTCACGGTGATTGGAAACGTTCAcaattttttctaaatcatGATGTATTGCAAAAG CTTAACATAGGCGGGGAACAAACACAAACATCCCCTACTCTTTTAGGAAGATCTGGAAGTACCTTGAATGGCGACAGGACAATGAAAGTAGAAATTCCAGATATTGTCTCTGTTTCAGCCTGTGCAGATCTAACTTTACCACCTGGTGCTGGGCTCTGCATCGACACAATCCATGGACAAATTTTCTTG GTTGCTGACTCGTGGGACGCGCTCGATGGATGGCTTGATGCAATTAGATTAGTTTACACGATCTATGCCCGAGGGAAGAACGAGGTTTTAGCTGGCATCATAGCAGGTTGA
- the LOC111810008 gene encoding serine/threonine-protein kinase dst1-like isoform X1: protein MGSMGGRQRTYSANSADYKLLEEIGYGASATVFRAIYTPSNEVVAIKCLDLDRCNSNFDDIRREAQTMSLIDHPNIVRAYCSFVVERDLWVVMPFMAEGSCLHLMKTAYSDGFEEVAICSILKETLKALEYLHRQGHIHRDVKAGNILLDSNGAVKLADFGVSACMFETGDRQRARNTFTGTPCWMAPEVFQPGTGYDSKADIWSFGITALELAHGHAPFSKYPPMKVLLMTIQNAPPGLDYDRDKRFSKSFKEMVAMCLVKDQTKRPTAEKLLKHSFFKNAKPPELSLKKLFANLPPLSHRVKDLQLKDAAQLALKKMPSSEQEALSQSEYQRGVSAWNFDVEDLKAQASLVNNDMAEMKEEEESINSCSVKDAFCPQSSLRNFNSCNESSQDEHGIGASGQGLPQVECLSKKGNFMENDMLKGGLPEKTGWNRNGTSTEAEASTSGQDIVQGKPKTQMPKGRQTQSGPILPGIVLSHSLSERVRGSERFDSEIQPSAEKNRREARQAPSFSGPLMLPNRASANSLSAPIKSSGGFRDSMDEKSKANLVQIKGRFSVTSENLDLVKDIPLSTVSRRSSQNSPLRKSASVGDWIFDSKQSVSQPPKESCNTNLPTSILLPHLQNLFHQTSIQQDLIMNLLNSLQTADVVDATQNGKLPPLPRNSENNGIAETAAVERERLLMRKVSELQARMTHLTYELTAEKLKYIQLQEQFNSTSGQEENEIKREENV, encoded by the exons ATGGGCAGTATGGGGGGAAGGCAAAGAACTTACAGCGCCAATTCGGCTGATTATAAGCTTCTTGAAGAGATTGGTTATGGTGCTAGTGCCACTGTTTTTAGAGCGATCTATACTCCGTCTAATGAAGTTGTCGCCATCAAATGTTTGGATCTTGATCGCTGCAATAGTAATTTT GATGATATACGTAGGGAGGCTCAAACAATGAGTTTGATAGATCATCCTAACATTGTAAGGGCTTATTGTTCATTTGTTGTTGAACGAGACCTTTGGGTTGTCATGCCATTCATGGCAGAGGGTTCTTGTTTGCACCTAATGAAGACAGCGTACTCAGATGGCTTTGAAGAGGTTGCTATTTGTTCTATCCTGAAAGAGACTCTTAAAGCTTTGGAGTACCTTCATCGCCAGGGACACATACATCGGGATGTGAAG GCTGGAAATATACTACTTGATAGTAATGGGGCTGTGAAGCTTGCTGATTTTGGTGTTTCAGCTTGCATGTTTGAAACAGGCGATAGACAGCGCGCCAGAAATACCTTCACGGGAACCCCATGCTg GATGGCGCCGGAGGTATTTCAACCAGGAACGGGTTATGATTCCAA GGCTGATATTTGGTCCTTTGGTATTACAGCATTGGAGTTGGCTCATGGTCATGcaccattttcaaaatatccTCCAATGAAG GTGCTTCTTATGACCATACAAAATGCTCCTCCTGGGCTGGATTATGATAGAGATAAAAGGTTCTCTAAG TCTTTTAAAGAAATGGTTGCAATGTGCCTGGTGAAAGATCAAACGAAGAGGCCAACAGCTGAAAAACTTTTAAAGCACTCATTTTTCAAGAATGCAAAGCCTCCAGAGCTTTCTTTGAAGAAACTATTCGCTAACTTGCCTCCACTTTCACATCGTGTAAAGGACCTCCAG CTTAAAGATGCTGCCCAGCTagccttaaaaaaaatgccttCATCAGAGCAAGAAGCATTATCACAG AGTGAGTACCAGCGAGGAGTTAGTGCATGGAACTTTGATGTTGAGGATTTGAAAGCCCAAGCTTCCCTG GTGAATAATGATATGGCAGAGAtgaaggaagaggaggagagtaTAAATTCTTGTAGTGTTAAG GATGCTTTTTGCCCTCAATCTAGTTTGAGGAATTTCAATTCATGTAATGAATCATCTCAGGATGAACATGGAATAGGGGCAAGTGGTCAGGGATTGCCACAAGTGGAGTGCTTGAGCAAAAAGGGAAACTTTATGGAAAATGATATGCTGAAAGGTGGGTTGCCAGAAAAAACTGGATGGAATAGAAACGGAACGAGCACTGAAGCAGAAGCATCTACCTCCGGCCAAGACATTGTACAAGGCAAGCCCAAAACTCAAATGCCAAAAGGTCGTCAAACTCAAAGTGGTCCAATTCTGCCCGGTATTGTGCTCAGTCATTCTTTATCAGAAAGAGTGCGAGGCTCTGAGAG GTTTGATTCTGAAATTCAACCATCTGCTGAAAAAAATCGTCGTGAGGCACGGCAAGCTCCAAGCTTCAGTGGTCCACTAATGCTGCCAAACCGTGCTTCTGCAAACAGCCTATCAGCTCCCATAAAATCTTCTGGAG GGTTTAGAGATTCAATGGATGAAAAATCCAAAGCTAATCTTGTGCAAATTAAGGGACGTTTTTCAGTGACATCAGAGAACCTAGATCTCGTAAAG GATATTCCATTGAGCACAGTTTCACGTCGGTCTTCACAG AACTCGCCTCTACGAAAGTCGGCTAGTGTTGGTGATTGGATATTTGATTCCAAGCAG TCTGTCAGCCAACCCCCTAAGGAGTCTTGCAACACCAACTTGCCCACATCAATTCTTTTGCCTCATCTCCAGAATCTTTTCCATCAGACCTCAATTCAACAg GATCTTATAATGAACTTATTGAATAGCTTGCAAACAGCAGACGTGGTTGATG CTACTCAAAATGGAAAGTTGCCTCCTTTGCCTCGAAACTCAGAGAACAATGGAATT GCTGAAACAGCAGCTGTTGAGAGAGAGCGTTTACTGATGCGGAAAGTCTCTGAACTTCAAGCTAG AATGACCCATTTGACCTATGAATTGACCGCTGAAAAGTTGAAATACATTCAA TTACAAGAGCAGTTCAACTCGACTTCTGGtcaggaagaaaatgagatcaAGAGGGAAGAAAATGTCTGA